A single region of the Sciurus carolinensis chromosome 16, mSciCar1.2, whole genome shotgun sequence genome encodes:
- the LOC124967313 gene encoding zinc finger protein 211-like isoform X6, with protein sequence MTLREDLLSQNACPCEMCGLVLSNTLQLAQHHRTHHRQKPGTRGRQFHFTADLLEHQRQHIKEASFGGDVDRSSFIKSCMTHESGKPFTCKEVGKGFLPSTGFPRHQATRTGEKPNTSDRCGATFHGGKRHHPWGDCKKAAGHTDALVQDQRGLRREGLFECSKCGKACTRRCNLVQHQKVHSEDRPFQCSACGKLFAYCSSFTIHQRVHTGERPYECGQCGKAFSQVYSLNSHRKVHTGERPHECGECGKFFSQRSNLIQHQRVHTGERPYECRECGKAFSQNFSLIYHQRVHTGERPHECGECGKAFSRSSSLIHHRRLHTGERPYECRECGKSFKQSSSFSSHRKVHTGERPYVCEECGKSFSHSSNLKNHQRVHTGERPIECRECGKSFSCKSNLIKHLRVHTGERPYECSECGKAFSQSSSLIQHQRIHTGKRPYQCTECGKSFGCKSVLIQHQRVHTGEGS encoded by the coding sequence ATGACTCTCAGAGAAGACTTGTTGTCCCAGAACGCCTGCCCCTGTGAAATGTGCGGCCTGGTGTTGAGCAACACGCTGCAGCTGGCGCAGCACCACAGAACACACCACAGGCAGAAGCCAGGCACACGTGGAAGGCAGTTCCACTTCACTGCAGATCTTCTAGAGCATCAGAGGCAGCACATTAAAGAGGCGTCCTTTGGAGGTGACGTGGACAGATCCTCATTTATAAAGAGCTGCATGACCCATGAGTCAGGGAAGCCTTTTACTTGCAAGGAGGTTGGGAAGGGCTTTCTGCCCAGCACGGGATTTCCCCGTCACCAGGCCACTCGCACAGGGGAGAAGCCAAACACCAGTGACAGGTGTGGGGCGACCTTTCACGGTGGAAAACGTCACCACCCCTGGGGAGACTGCAAGAAAGCCGCTGGCCACACAGACGCACTCGTTCAGGACCAGAGGGGCCTCAGGAGGGAAGGACTTTTTGAGTGCAGTAAGTGTGGGAAAGCCTGCACACGCAGATGTAACCTGGTCCAGCACCAGAAGGTCCACAGTGAAGACCGGCCCTTCCAGTGCAGTGCCTGCGGGAAGCTCTTCGCCTACTGCTCCAGCTTCACCATCCACCAGCGCGTGCACACTGGAGAGCGGCCGTACGAGTGCGGGCAGTGCGGGAAGGCCTTCAGCCAGGTCTACAGCCTCAACAGCCACAGGAAGGTCCACACTGGAGAGCGGCCGCACGAGTGTGGGGAGTGTGGAAAGTTCTTCAGCCAAAGGTCCAACCTTATTCAACACCAGCGCGTGCACACTGGAGAGCGGCCGTATGAGTGCCGCGAGTGTGGCAAGGCCTTCAGCCAGAACTTCAGCCTCATTTACCACCAGAGGGTCCACACTGGAGAGCGGCCGCACGAGTGCGGGGAGTGCGGGAAGGCCTTCAGCCGCAGCTCCAGCCTCATCCACCACCGGAGACTTCACACTGGCGAGAGGCCCTATGAGTGCAGGGAGTGTGGGAAATCCTTTAAGCAAAGCTCCAGCTTCAGTTCACATCGGAAAGTCCACACTGGGGAAAGGCCTTATGTATGCGAGGAATGTGGGAAATCCTTCAGCCATAGCTCCAACCTTAAGAACCATCAGAGGGTCCACACTGGAGAGAGGCCTATTGAGTGCCGCGAATGTGGGAAATCCTTCAGCTGCAAGTCCAACCTCATTAAACACCTGAGGGTTCACACTGGAGAGAGGCCTTACGAATGCAGcgagtgtgggaaagccttcagccAAAGTTCCAGCCTCATTCAACACCAGAGGATCCACACTGGAAAAAGGCCTTATCAGTGCACTGAGTGTGGGAAATCCTTTGGCTGCAAATCTGTCCTCATTCAACACCAGCGAGTTCACACTGGAGAAGGGTCTTAG
- the LOC124967313 gene encoding zinc finger protein 211-like isoform X4, protein MLENLALTSSLGGLRGVEREAVPSEPSVSVGLPGVMTLREDLLSQNACPCEMCGLVLSNTLQLAQHHRTHHRQKPGTRGRQFHFTADLLEHQRQHIKEASFGGDVDRSSFIKSCMTHESGKPFTCKEVGKGFLPSTGFPRHQATRTGEKPNTSDRCGATFHGGKRHHPWGDCKKAAGHTDALVQDQRGLRREGLFECSKCGKACTRRCNLVQHQKVHSEDRPFQCSACGKLFAYCSSFTIHQRVHTGERPYECGQCGKAFSQVYSLNSHRKVHTGERPHECGECGKFFSQRSNLIQHQRVHTGERPYECRECGKAFSQNFSLIYHQRVHTGERPHECGECGKAFSRSSSLIHHRRLHTGERPYECRECGKSFKQSSSFSSHRKVHTGERPYVCEECGKSFSHSSNLKNHQRVHTGERPIECRECGKSFSCKSNLIKHLRVHTGERPYECSECGKAFSQSSSLIQHQRIHTGKRPYQCTECGKSFGCKSVLIQHQRVHTGEGS, encoded by the coding sequence GCGGTCTGCGTGGAGTAGAGCGTGAGGCGGTACCTTCTGAACCCAGCGTTTCTGTAGGATTGCCAGGTGTCATGACTCTCAGAGAAGACTTGTTGTCCCAGAACGCCTGCCCCTGTGAAATGTGCGGCCTGGTGTTGAGCAACACGCTGCAGCTGGCGCAGCACCACAGAACACACCACAGGCAGAAGCCAGGCACACGTGGAAGGCAGTTCCACTTCACTGCAGATCTTCTAGAGCATCAGAGGCAGCACATTAAAGAGGCGTCCTTTGGAGGTGACGTGGACAGATCCTCATTTATAAAGAGCTGCATGACCCATGAGTCAGGGAAGCCTTTTACTTGCAAGGAGGTTGGGAAGGGCTTTCTGCCCAGCACGGGATTTCCCCGTCACCAGGCCACTCGCACAGGGGAGAAGCCAAACACCAGTGACAGGTGTGGGGCGACCTTTCACGGTGGAAAACGTCACCACCCCTGGGGAGACTGCAAGAAAGCCGCTGGCCACACAGACGCACTCGTTCAGGACCAGAGGGGCCTCAGGAGGGAAGGACTTTTTGAGTGCAGTAAGTGTGGGAAAGCCTGCACACGCAGATGTAACCTGGTCCAGCACCAGAAGGTCCACAGTGAAGACCGGCCCTTCCAGTGCAGTGCCTGCGGGAAGCTCTTCGCCTACTGCTCCAGCTTCACCATCCACCAGCGCGTGCACACTGGAGAGCGGCCGTACGAGTGCGGGCAGTGCGGGAAGGCCTTCAGCCAGGTCTACAGCCTCAACAGCCACAGGAAGGTCCACACTGGAGAGCGGCCGCACGAGTGTGGGGAGTGTGGAAAGTTCTTCAGCCAAAGGTCCAACCTTATTCAACACCAGCGCGTGCACACTGGAGAGCGGCCGTATGAGTGCCGCGAGTGTGGCAAGGCCTTCAGCCAGAACTTCAGCCTCATTTACCACCAGAGGGTCCACACTGGAGAGCGGCCGCACGAGTGCGGGGAGTGCGGGAAGGCCTTCAGCCGCAGCTCCAGCCTCATCCACCACCGGAGACTTCACACTGGCGAGAGGCCCTATGAGTGCAGGGAGTGTGGGAAATCCTTTAAGCAAAGCTCCAGCTTCAGTTCACATCGGAAAGTCCACACTGGGGAAAGGCCTTATGTATGCGAGGAATGTGGGAAATCCTTCAGCCATAGCTCCAACCTTAAGAACCATCAGAGGGTCCACACTGGAGAGAGGCCTATTGAGTGCCGCGAATGTGGGAAATCCTTCAGCTGCAAGTCCAACCTCATTAAACACCTGAGGGTTCACACTGGAGAGAGGCCTTACGAATGCAGcgagtgtgggaaagccttcagccAAAGTTCCAGCCTCATTCAACACCAGAGGATCCACACTGGAAAAAGGCCTTATCAGTGCACTGAGTGTGGGAAATCCTTTGGCTGCAAATCTGTCCTCATTCAACACCAGCGAGTTCACACTGGAGAAGGGTCTTAG